A stretch of Lepisosteus oculatus isolate fLepOcu1 chromosome 11, fLepOcu1.hap2, whole genome shotgun sequence DNA encodes these proteins:
- the tcea3 gene encoding transcription elongation factor A protein 3 isoform X8: MTREEELIRIAKKLDKMVSRNNMDGALDLLKELKGYNMNLKLLQVTRIGMSVNGVRKHCTDEEVVTLAKILIKNWKRLLESAGSQKGETQSGRDSETNSSNPVGAGLTPQPAKHSPDEEDRKQALDSKPSFEPPKKHTFSDQKKERKDSTDSKPPPPPPKHLPVEVRKESSGKDSSDSKSAPPVKRPSTDAKPERRDSSDAKSNSSPKKLSIDIKRDRRDSLTSKPSNLSPLPRKPSTESRDERVNSSKGKPEPPKTPTSPTSPLSPSFSPLGGPFPPHLLTGDSIRDKCIEMLSAALRTDDNYKEYGTNCDSMAAEIEDHIYQEIKATDMKYKNRVRSRISNLKDPKNPELRRNVLRGAIELSRIASMTAEEMASDELKQLRNVLTQEAIREHQMAKTGGTATDLFQCAKCRKKNCTYNQVQTRSADEPMTTFVLCNECGNRWKFC, from the exons GATGGGGCTCTGGACCTTTTGAAGGAGCTGAAGGGATATAATATGAATCTGAAACTGCTGCAG GTGACACGGATCGGCATGTCTGTGAATGGCGTGCGGAAGCACTGCACGGACGAGGAGGTTGTCACACTGGCCAAAATCCTCATCAAGAACTGGAAGAGACTTCTGG AATCAGCCGGCTCTCAGAAGGGGGAGACCCAGAGTGGGAGAGACAGCGAGACGAACTCCAGCAATCCTGTCGGAGCAGGGCTCACCCCTCAGCCAGCCAAACACTCACCGGATGAAGAGGACAG GAAACAGGCACTGGATTCAAAGCCCAGCTTCGAGCCACCAAAGAAGCACACATTCAGTGACCAGAAAAAAGAGAG AAAAGACTCTACAGATTCCAaaccacctcctcctcctccaaagCATCTACCTGTCGAAGTGAGAAAGGAGAGCTCAGG GAAGGACTCCTCTGATTCTAAGTCAGCCCCCCCAGTGAAAAGACCTTCAACTGATGCTAAACCAGAGAG GAGAGATTCATCTGATGCCAAGTCCAACAGTTCACCAAAAAAGCTTTCCATTGACATCAAAAGGGATAG GAGGGATTCGTTGACCTCCAAACCATCTAATCTCTCTCCTCTGCCAAGAAAACCTTCCACTGAGAGCAGGGATGAGCG AGTGAACAGCAGTAAAGGCAAACCAGAGCCCCCAAAGACCCCAACATCCCCCACCAGCCCACTGTCTCCCTCCTTCAGTCCTTTGGGGGGGCCATTCCCCCCTCACCTGCTTACTGGAGACTCCATCCGGGACAAATGCATTGAAATGCTCTCTGCTGCACTGCGGACTGACG ATAACTACAAAGAATATGGCACCAACTGTGATTCTATGGCAGCTGAAATCGAAGATCATATC TACCAGGAGATCAAAGCGACGGACATGAAGTACAAGAACAGAGTGCGGAGCCGCATCAGCAACCTGAAGGACCCCAAGAACCCCGAGCTGCGCCGGAACGTGCTCCGCGGTGCCATCGAGCTCAGCAGGATCGCCAGTATGACAGCCGAG GAAATGGCCAGCGATGAGCTGAAGCAGCTGCGCAACGTTCTGACCCAGGAGGCCATTCGAGAGCACCAGATGGCCAAGACCGGAGGCACCGCCACGGACCTCTTCCAGTGCGCCAAGTGCAGGAAGAAGAACTGTACCTACAATCAG GTGCAGACTCGCAGTGCCGATGAGCCCATGACCACCTTTGTGCTGTGCAACGAGTGTGGAAACCGCTGGAAG TTCTGCTGA
- the tcea3 gene encoding transcription elongation factor A protein 3 isoform X7, with translation MTREEELIRIAKKLDKMVSRNNMDGALDLLKELKGYNMNLKLLQVTRIGMSVNGVRKHCTDEEVVTLAKILIKNWKRLLESAGSQKGETQSGRDSETNSSNPVGAGLTPQPAKHSPDEEDRKQALDSKPSFEPPKKHTFSDQKKERKDSTDSKSLPPNRSSLVTKKERQGSADAKTIPPKRPSLDVKKERKDSSDSKSAPPVKRPSTDAKPERRDSSDAKSNSSPKKLSIDIKRDRRDSLTSKPSNLSPLPRKPSTESRDERVNSSKGKPEPPKTPTSPTSPLSPSFSPLGGPFPPHLLTGDSIRDKCIEMLSAALRTDDNYKEYGTNCDSMAAEIEDHIYQEIKATDMKYKNRVRSRISNLKDPKNPELRRNVLRGAIELSRIASMTAEEMASDELKQLRNVLTQEAIREHQMAKTGGTATDLFQCAKCRKKNCTYNQVQTRSADEPMTTFVLCNECGNRWKFC, from the exons GATGGGGCTCTGGACCTTTTGAAGGAGCTGAAGGGATATAATATGAATCTGAAACTGCTGCAG GTGACACGGATCGGCATGTCTGTGAATGGCGTGCGGAAGCACTGCACGGACGAGGAGGTTGTCACACTGGCCAAAATCCTCATCAAGAACTGGAAGAGACTTCTGG AATCAGCCGGCTCTCAGAAGGGGGAGACCCAGAGTGGGAGAGACAGCGAGACGAACTCCAGCAATCCTGTCGGAGCAGGGCTCACCCCTCAGCCAGCCAAACACTCACCGGATGAAGAGGACAG GAAACAGGCACTGGATTCAAAGCCCAGCTTCGAGCCACCAAAGAAGCACACATTCAGTGACCAGAAAAAAGAGAG AAAAGACTCAACAGATTCCAAATCATTGCCTCCAAATCGATCTTCCCTAGTAACCAAGAAAGAAAG GCAAGGTTCGGCAGATGCCAAAACTATACCCCCTAAAAGGCCTTCTCTGGATGTCAAGAAGGAAAG GAAGGACTCCTCTGATTCTAAGTCAGCCCCCCCAGTGAAAAGACCTTCAACTGATGCTAAACCAGAGAG GAGAGATTCATCTGATGCCAAGTCCAACAGTTCACCAAAAAAGCTTTCCATTGACATCAAAAGGGATAG GAGGGATTCGTTGACCTCCAAACCATCTAATCTCTCTCCTCTGCCAAGAAAACCTTCCACTGAGAGCAGGGATGAGCG AGTGAACAGCAGTAAAGGCAAACCAGAGCCCCCAAAGACCCCAACATCCCCCACCAGCCCACTGTCTCCCTCCTTCAGTCCTTTGGGGGGGCCATTCCCCCCTCACCTGCTTACTGGAGACTCCATCCGGGACAAATGCATTGAAATGCTCTCTGCTGCACTGCGGACTGACG ATAACTACAAAGAATATGGCACCAACTGTGATTCTATGGCAGCTGAAATCGAAGATCATATC TACCAGGAGATCAAAGCGACGGACATGAAGTACAAGAACAGAGTGCGGAGCCGCATCAGCAACCTGAAGGACCCCAAGAACCCCGAGCTGCGCCGGAACGTGCTCCGCGGTGCCATCGAGCTCAGCAGGATCGCCAGTATGACAGCCGAG GAAATGGCCAGCGATGAGCTGAAGCAGCTGCGCAACGTTCTGACCCAGGAGGCCATTCGAGAGCACCAGATGGCCAAGACCGGAGGCACCGCCACGGACCTCTTCCAGTGCGCCAAGTGCAGGAAGAAGAACTGTACCTACAATCAG GTGCAGACTCGCAGTGCCGATGAGCCCATGACCACCTTTGTGCTGTGCAACGAGTGTGGAAACCGCTGGAAG TTCTGCTGA
- the tcea3 gene encoding transcription elongation factor A protein 3 isoform X1: MTREEELIRIAKKLDKMVSRNNMDGALDLLKELKGYNMNLKLLQVTRIGMSVNGVRKHCTDEEVVTLAKILIKNWKRLLESAGSQKGETQSGRDSETNSSNPVGAGLTPQPAKHSPDEEDRKQALDSKPSFEPPKKHTFSDQKKERKDSTDSKPPPPPPKHLPVEVRKESSGKDTIDFKPFSPMRPSVGSKKERKDSTDSKSLPPNRSSLVTKKERQGSADAKTIPPKRPSLDVKKERKDSSDSKSAPPVKRPSTDAKPERRDSSDAKSNSSPKKLSIDIKRDRRDSLTSKPSNLSPLPRKPSTESRDERVNSSKGKPEPPKTPTSPTSPLSPSFSPLGGPFPPHLLTGDSIRDKCIEMLSAALRTDDNYKEYGTNCDSMAAEIEDHIYQEIKATDMKYKNRVRSRISNLKDPKNPELRRNVLRGAIELSRIASMTAEEMASDELKQLRNVLTQEAIREHQMAKTGGTATDLFQCAKCRKKNCTYNQVQTRSADEPMTTFVLCNECGNRWKFC; encoded by the exons GATGGGGCTCTGGACCTTTTGAAGGAGCTGAAGGGATATAATATGAATCTGAAACTGCTGCAG GTGACACGGATCGGCATGTCTGTGAATGGCGTGCGGAAGCACTGCACGGACGAGGAGGTTGTCACACTGGCCAAAATCCTCATCAAGAACTGGAAGAGACTTCTGG AATCAGCCGGCTCTCAGAAGGGGGAGACCCAGAGTGGGAGAGACAGCGAGACGAACTCCAGCAATCCTGTCGGAGCAGGGCTCACCCCTCAGCCAGCCAAACACTCACCGGATGAAGAGGACAG GAAACAGGCACTGGATTCAAAGCCCAGCTTCGAGCCACCAAAGAAGCACACATTCAGTGACCAGAAAAAAGAGAG AAAAGACTCTACAGATTCCAaaccacctcctcctcctccaaagCATCTACCTGTCGAAGTGAGAAAGGAGAGCTCAGG AAAAGACACCATAGATTTCAAGCCTTTTTCTCCAATGCGGCCCTCCGTTGGTAGCAAAAAAGAAAG AAAAGACTCAACAGATTCCAAATCATTGCCTCCAAATCGATCTTCCCTAGTAACCAAGAAAGAAAG GCAAGGTTCGGCAGATGCCAAAACTATACCCCCTAAAAGGCCTTCTCTGGATGTCAAGAAGGAAAG GAAGGACTCCTCTGATTCTAAGTCAGCCCCCCCAGTGAAAAGACCTTCAACTGATGCTAAACCAGAGAG GAGAGATTCATCTGATGCCAAGTCCAACAGTTCACCAAAAAAGCTTTCCATTGACATCAAAAGGGATAG GAGGGATTCGTTGACCTCCAAACCATCTAATCTCTCTCCTCTGCCAAGAAAACCTTCCACTGAGAGCAGGGATGAGCG AGTGAACAGCAGTAAAGGCAAACCAGAGCCCCCAAAGACCCCAACATCCCCCACCAGCCCACTGTCTCCCTCCTTCAGTCCTTTGGGGGGGCCATTCCCCCCTCACCTGCTTACTGGAGACTCCATCCGGGACAAATGCATTGAAATGCTCTCTGCTGCACTGCGGACTGACG ATAACTACAAAGAATATGGCACCAACTGTGATTCTATGGCAGCTGAAATCGAAGATCATATC TACCAGGAGATCAAAGCGACGGACATGAAGTACAAGAACAGAGTGCGGAGCCGCATCAGCAACCTGAAGGACCCCAAGAACCCCGAGCTGCGCCGGAACGTGCTCCGCGGTGCCATCGAGCTCAGCAGGATCGCCAGTATGACAGCCGAG GAAATGGCCAGCGATGAGCTGAAGCAGCTGCGCAACGTTCTGACCCAGGAGGCCATTCGAGAGCACCAGATGGCCAAGACCGGAGGCACCGCCACGGACCTCTTCCAGTGCGCCAAGTGCAGGAAGAAGAACTGTACCTACAATCAG GTGCAGACTCGCAGTGCCGATGAGCCCATGACCACCTTTGTGCTGTGCAACGAGTGTGGAAACCGCTGGAAG TTCTGCTGA